A window of Gambusia affinis linkage group LG03, SWU_Gaff_1.0, whole genome shotgun sequence genomic DNA:
ttcaaaagtaatttGTTACTTAATTACTTAGTTACTTTTCAAAAATCACCACTCAACCTGCATATGCTAAAAACCAATATCTATATACAACCTATACTCTTTTTGCATATTGAGTCACATAAAATTTCATCAAATGAAAGtgtctcattttaaaacttgatttgatttgcatctttaaaaattGGATGAAAACAGTTTGAGTTGAAGACAGACATTTAAATCTATTCTCACTCTGTTTTAAGAAATCCAAGTCTTCCttctgttaaagctgcagtatctaagttttataaatgtatattttacatattagtCCAAACTGTCAACTAGGGAGGATGAACGGatgattgtgattgacagctcCAAGACACTCTTCCTGGgtctgattagttgtttctagTTAACAATGGGAACGCTGGGAGGAGGCAGGggaaaaacataagaaaattatgagaataaagtcaatattacaAGAGTCATAttattgcaagaataaagtcgtagtATTACGAGAATAAATTGATAGCATATCGACTTATTTGTGACAATATTCTTGTTATATTCATTGACGtaataaattctaaataaataaaacaaatctttgtcaTGTGGACGGTAAGTTGCGGTCCCTCTAGTTCCCCTTTCTGTTTCCGGTTTATGACTTCCGCTAGTCTTGCTAAGAGACAGCCTTTTGATTCTTGGGTCggttagctgcgttagcttctCTTTGCTATGTGTGAGCTATTGTCTGCGGCAACAATGTCTTTATCCCAGTCTCTGAGAGACTTTATCAGGGAACGACTGACTGCGGCTGCTGAAGAAATATTCACAGAGTTTGATAAAACCATCGTGCAGTACGAGGAAGAGCTGGATCGTCAGCGGAGACTGCTGGAAATCTGCTGGAACCCCGAAATAAACCGAAAGAGAATAGGTATGAACCACCAGAGGAATTACTGTTGCTTTACTGATCACAGAGAAACAGGAACGTGTTGGTGGAGGGTCTTTattgttaaaatcattttaaagctaAGTGACAAAACTGAAGTGAAATATGTCAAGTAAAATGCTTATGTTTCCTTGACATAAGCCAGTGTTTCTCAACTCATTCTAAAAATAATCggtatgtaatttttttcttgccttttccAGACTCTCCGCAGCATTATGTCTGGAGCGGGGAAGAGTTTCTCAATAACCAGCAGTTCTGCAACCAGGAGAGGAGCTCCAATTTACACCAGAAGGAACTCGATGCTCTGCAAATGAGAGGGAGTCAGGGTGAATTTGAAACTCAGGAGATGAACGGGGAACAGGAAAAAACAGTACCACAGATGAAAGAAGCAAATCAGGAAGAAACAGAACATTCACAGGTAAAGGTAGAGCAGGAGGAACTCTGTGTCAGTCCGGAGAAAGAACCTCAGATCTTGAGGCAGGAGACTGATATCTTTGAAGAAAACCTTACTTGTGAAGAAAGAGACAATGTGGAACAGCAACCAAGCCGGGACCCAATTCTCATCCAGATCTCTTCAGAACttgagaaccagaaccaagaaaATAGCATTCACGAGGACCCAGAGTCAAGTAGAGATGAAGAACTGGGACAAAGTAAGAGGGATTGGGAAATCAGAAGACACGGTGAACACCAAGACAGTCCAAgggtaaaaagaaagaagaaaacaaacaatgagAAACTGCCTCGTAACGTTTGTGGCAAAGTTTCATCTCCGGGTTATTTGACTGATCATATGAGAAGTCACACAGCTGAGGAGCCTTTTTGCTGTATGACCTGTGATAAAAGGTTCCCCAGTAGAAAAACTTTAGCACAGCATATTACAACTCACACAAATGAGAAGTCGTTCTCATGTATTATCTGCGGAAGAAGTTTTCATCGAATAAGTAATTTGACTGTTCACATGAGAATCCACACCggtgagaaacctttctcaTGTATGATCTGTAAAACAAGTTTCAATCGCCGCTGTACTCTGACTGTTCATatgagaactcacacaggtgaaaaGCCCTTCTCATGCAAGATTTGTGAAAAAAGGTTTACCAGACGATTCTTGCTGAATAAGCACATTAAATTGCACACAGACGAGTCCTTTCTCATGTACAattaaagtgaagaaaacaagctaaaaataataatgatagcCTCTAGGCTAGCACTGTCATGTTGACTTACAGTAACATACTCCatgcagtgtaaaaaaaacaacccataaATGTAATTAGCAGAAACATTGAAAAGGTAAAGCAGTCTGCAATCTAACTTCAAAGCAAAGCTTTTTTCTTATTATATgttgaagattatttttagCTCATTTACTGCAGAGAAGCTCGTACACTGAAATTAGCTGAAGTGTATTATAGATCGTGCTAATGGCCGTGTGTCACTACCAAGCTTCATAACATTAAATTGTTCCATCAAGTGTTTAAAATGTTGGCTAAAAAGCTAATGTTAGGTGAAATGCTGTCAGCAGCATGCTGACTTCGGCTAGCATGTTGTTTAACATTTACTAAATGTAGTAAGTATTTAAGAAATgcagtcaaaaataattttagccCTCATGCCATTACCCGCATGTTGACTAAGTAAGTTAAGTCATGTACTATGCAAATAGCAATGTACCAGCTAAAAGTATATGaaaagcaaatttttatttggCAAATGCCAACATTAGCAAGAGGGCTATCACTAGGATATTGACAATGTGCTGCATGTAACGTGATGTCCTGAATGAGCAGAATATCTTAAAAGTTGAAAGATCAGAAAGTATGCAGAAGTAGTTAAGTGGAGAAAAGTGTatgggaaaaaaagatgagagaCTCAAGAGTGTgaatactgtaaaatatttacactaatTAAAAATAGCACACTAGTATAACACTAGTGTTATACTAGTGTGTCaacagttctttttttcctccacttgatttaaaacattttctaaatgactGCAAAATTAATAAGTACTTTTGCCTTCATAAACTGtaattattgtttatgttttcagctCAGAAAATGAACAATGTTATGGTTAGTAATCAGTGAGGTTCATGAAGTGTGAAGTAATATGTTAAATGTGGTTTCATTttggatgggttttttttccatttgtctgtagtaaaataaaaactattatacAGAAAATAACAGTTTCTTGAGCAGTGTTTCACTGAGCAGCTCAGCTGTTTGGTCCTGCGCAtcctacattttgttttacatcaataTTTTCAACCTCCAGTCCAGTTAACTTCAGGCATAAGCTGTGTTGCTacgtaaataataaaatcaactataaatgtgatgaaatttCTGGAAGGAACCAccaaaattctaattttttataTGAGAACATGaggaaaattataatttacCACCTAATTTAAGTATAAAGAGACATACTGAACAGTCTGTggagaaagagcagaaagacACTGACATCTAGTGGAAAGATAAAATTGCACTTGTCATCTGCTCTGTCATGTATCTTCATGGTGCTCCTTAGTGTATTccttgaactttaaaaaaaaataaaaaatcatttgcATCAGTTTATCTCAATAAACGTATTATCTAACCATTATTCTATTTCGTATTTTGCCCCAAACAACAGAATAAAGTTTGATTAGTTTTGAGGTTGTCAGTGTCAAAAGGTTTATCTTCTGAAAGCAAATACAGGTTTAAAACTAGAGAAAGGAGAGACACTCGGTATCATTTATCAGGGCGAGAAATTATTTATCTGGTGATATATTaaacatgaaaagtaaaataaatggattaCGCTTTTCCTATTTTCTGTACTTCTGCCCAGTTATGAGATATATTTTCCTCCAGCAGGTGGCGATGATCAGCAAAGACATCTCTTTCGAGTCTCCGTCAAACCAGGAAGCAGATTGTATGGGGTCTGTTAGCTATTTAGGAGTGTAAGGTGAATATTTGTGCCTCTGCAGCAACGATGTCTTTATCCCAGTCTTTGAGAGACTTTATCACGGAGCGACTGACCGCTGCTGCTGAAGAAATTTTCATACAGTTTGATAAAACCATCGTCCAGTATGAGGAAGAGCTGGATCGTCAGCGGAGACTGCTGGAAATCTGCTGGAACCCCGAAATAAACCGAAAGAGAATAGGTATAAACCACCAGAGGAATTAATGTCGTTTTACTGATCACGGAGAGGAAAGTCTGGTTGAAGCTGTTTCAGGTTGACTGCCGCGCCTCTTTAAGGGTTAATGGTTACTCTGATGCCTGATCAAAAGGCGAAAGCTAAATAAACGATAAACGACAGTAAACATTGGATCACATGATAAGTTTGCATCAATCCCCCAGTTAgtgacagtggaaaggaaaactCCCCTTTAAGATGAAATAACACCTCCAGAAGAACCTGGCTCATTTAACACCTGATGTCGTACAATCGGTTGGTAATTTTATCCCAGACAAATTTTAACAGGTGATTAAACAGAGCTTATAAAGTATTTAGACAAAAGCATTATGACAATTGCATGTCAGCTCCCTTTGAAGTCACCATTTTCCTTCAGAAACTGCTTTGAAACTTTACGACTTTGATACACCGGGTTTCAATATAACCTTGCTTTTCTGTCCAAACCGTATTTAGATGGTACAGTGGCTTTCTGCTTCA
This region includes:
- the LOC122828807 gene encoding zinc finger and SCAN domain-containing protein 12-like is translated as MCELLSAATMSLSQSLRDFIRERLTAAAEEIFTEFDKTIVQYEEELDRQRRLLEICWNPEINRKRIDSPQHYVWSGEEFLNNQQFCNQERSSNLHQKELDALQMRGSQGEFETQEMNGEQEKTVPQMKEANQEETEHSQVKVEQEELCVSPEKEPQILRQETDIFEENLTCEERDNVEQQPSRDPILIQISSELENQNQENSIHEDPESSRDEELGQSKRDWEIRRHGEHQDSPRVKRKKKTNNEKLPRNVCGKVSSPGYLTDHMRSHTAEEPFCCMTCDKRFPSRKTLAQHITTHTNEKSFSCIICGRSFHRISNLTVHMRIHTGEKPFSCMICKTSFNRRCTLTVHMRTHTGEKPFSCKICEKRFTRRFLLNKHIKLHTDESFLMYN